A stretch of Geobacter sp. DNA encodes these proteins:
- a CDS encoding LysR family transcriptional regulator yields MDTLYLKTLLAVIETGSFSRAADCLCITQSAVSQRIKLMEGRYGYTLLDRSGGVIVPTMAGELVQQKARVIIDQEKELFGALKMLPLKCNISFCCSPCFATLFLPRILREHILPKSDSLDFKCRHSTTATALQGLREAEYNVIAVEHFSPLRTEPFNVIPLPNDEVVFVSNAKLGLKSEELELSKLLRHQLVLRKEGANTTEQLAANLALFGKTIEDFRGVINLDDPNLIKQTVLAEPCIAHVSRLLVNDEIANGSLRAHTVKGFNHQRFRSLVISRTSHGDRRMDDFIQAVAKTVQRIMSPVRQKVIPSPHCPSLMKPAATHRAPVLYLKKSHEIASIAPDRCNSCP; encoded by the coding sequence ATGGATACACTCTATCTCAAAACGTTACTTGCAGTAATAGAAACCGGCAGCTTCTCCCGCGCTGCTGATTGCCTCTGTATCACCCAATCGGCAGTATCACAGCGGATCAAACTGATGGAGGGGAGATATGGTTATACCCTTCTCGACCGTTCAGGAGGTGTCATCGTCCCGACCATGGCGGGCGAACTGGTGCAGCAAAAGGCCAGAGTCATTATCGATCAGGAGAAGGAGCTTTTTGGCGCCCTAAAGATGCTTCCACTGAAGTGCAACATATCCTTTTGCTGCTCGCCCTGTTTTGCCACCCTGTTTCTTCCAAGAATTCTCCGTGAGCACATATTGCCGAAAAGTGACTCCCTGGACTTCAAGTGCCGGCATTCCACAACAGCAACCGCCTTACAAGGTTTGCGCGAAGCGGAGTACAACGTCATAGCCGTCGAGCATTTTAGCCCTCTCAGAACCGAGCCATTTAACGTAATACCCCTGCCAAATGACGAAGTAGTTTTTGTCAGCAACGCAAAATTGGGACTCAAAAGTGAGGAACTGGAACTGTCAAAGCTGTTGCGACATCAACTGGTGTTGAGAAAGGAAGGAGCAAATACCACCGAACAACTGGCAGCAAACCTTGCCCTGTTCGGCAAGACGATTGAAGATTTCAGGGGCGTCATCAATCTCGACGACCCAAACCTCATCAAGCAGACGGTACTGGCGGAACCATGCATTGCACATGTGTCTCGTTTGCTGGTAAACGATGAGATCGCCAATGGTTCGTTGCGGGCACACACGGTAAAAGGGTTCAACCACCAGCGATTCCGCTCCCTGGTTATCAGTCGAACCTCCCATGGTGACCGGCGCATGGACGATTTCATACAGGCCGTAGCGAAGACGGTCCAGCGGATTATGTCCCCGGTACGGCAAAAGGTAATCCCGTCACCCCATTGCCCATCGCTCATGAAACCAGCAGCCACCCATCGTGCGCCGGTTCTCTATCTCAAGAAATCCCACGAAATAGCATCCATCGCTCCGGACAGGTGCAATTCCTGCCCTTAA
- the lepB gene encoding signal peptidase I yields the protein MESMGEQTTYQTRNDSSQEPVIKKKHIVREYAESIVIAIILALIIRTFIVQAFKIPSGSMEDTLAIGDHILVNKFIYGTKIPFTDKRIIKLRDPRRGDVIVFEYPEDPSKDFIKRVIGTPGDEVQVINKRVYVNGKLYDNPHEVHKEKEVIPFSQNPRDNTKIIKVPENSYFVMGDNRDRSYDSRFWGFVKMDKIKGLAFIKYWSWDRENFRIRFGSIGKLID from the coding sequence ATGGAGAGCATGGGAGAACAGACCACGTACCAAACACGCAATGACTCAAGCCAGGAACCGGTAATAAAGAAGAAGCATATCGTCCGTGAGTATGCCGAGTCGATTGTTATTGCCATCATCCTGGCTCTTATTATCCGAACCTTTATCGTTCAGGCGTTCAAGATTCCATCGGGATCAATGGAAGACACCCTGGCAATCGGCGACCATATTCTGGTGAACAAATTTATCTACGGTACCAAGATACCGTTTACGGACAAGAGGATTATCAAGCTGCGAGATCCGCGCCGTGGCGACGTGATCGTTTTCGAGTACCCCGAAGATCCGAGCAAGGATTTCATCAAGCGGGTCATCGGGACGCCCGGTGACGAGGTGCAGGTGATCAACAAACGGGTCTACGTTAACGGCAAGCTGTACGACAATCCCCATGAGGTGCACAAGGAAAAGGAGGTCATCCCTTTCAGCCAGAACCCGCGGGACAATACCAAGATTATCAAGGTGCCGGAAAATTCATATTTTGTCATGGGAGACAACCGGGATCGCTCCTATGACAGTCGTTTCTGGGGTTTCGTCAAGATGGACAAGATCAAAGGTCTGGCTTTCATCAAATACTGGTCGTGGGATCGGGAAAATTTCCGGATCAGGTTCGGCAGTATCGGCAAACTGATCGACTGA
- a CDS encoding PEP-CTERM sorting domain-containing protein, with protein sequence MKRSILSVLAFCTLLTATSASALTLSDGTDVGARDTLKASTYLSNSGDAYELAWVKSILGPDVDWEIKYDVTESVWKQTKEEARTYALDLANSPEYFLIKTANGSITHFLFENQASLDWAVLNLDDSFGTDYTIKNIGKLSHVVEFDNATPVPEPGTFVLLGAGFLGLAALGRRRIRK encoded by the coding sequence ATGAAACGTTCAATCTTGTCGGTTTTGGCATTTTGCACCCTGTTGACGGCAACATCGGCATCGGCACTGACACTGAGTGACGGTACCGATGTCGGCGCAAGGGATACCCTGAAAGCATCCACCTATCTGAGCAACTCCGGCGATGCTTATGAGCTTGCCTGGGTTAAGTCCATACTTGGCCCCGATGTTGACTGGGAGATCAAGTACGACGTTACCGAGAGTGTCTGGAAGCAGACCAAGGAAGAAGCGAGAACCTATGCGCTGGATCTTGCCAACTCTCCGGAGTACTTTCTGATCAAGACCGCAAATGGCTCGATTACCCATTTCCTGTTCGAAAACCAGGCAAGCCTGGATTGGGCTGTGCTGAATCTTGACGATAGTTTCGGCACTGACTACACCATCAAGAATATCGGCAAGTTAAGCCATGTCGTCGAATTCGACAACGCGACACCTGTCCCTGAACCGGGAACCTTTGTCCTCCTTGGCGCTGGTTTCCTCGGCCTGGCTGCTTTGGGACGTAGAAGAATCCGGAAGTAA